A stretch of Aureispira sp. CCB-E DNA encodes these proteins:
- a CDS encoding N-acetylmuramoyl-L-alanine amidase, giving the protein MNRLIPVLGNGHGGMIGGVYQTKGKRYTFKDGTTIYEGEYNRAIKARVIEQLTAKGIPFYDLVPEQQDIRMGTRISRADYLYKKNQKRTFLIDLHSNAGGGHGCETWIARQSSSKTKALARWTEALFKKHFPESKFRGIKRKNWDILAKTDNPAIILELFFMDNYEECKKYLLSSEGRDRAAAYVVDIIENFIKYHS; this is encoded by the coding sequence ATGAACAGACTAATTCCAGTCCTAGGAAATGGACACGGCGGCATGATTGGCGGCGTGTACCAAACCAAGGGCAAACGCTACACTTTTAAGGATGGTACCACCATCTACGAGGGGGAATACAACCGAGCGATTAAAGCTCGTGTGATCGAGCAGCTGACCGCAAAGGGCATTCCTTTTTATGACTTGGTACCTGAACAGCAAGATATTAGAATGGGTACCCGAATTTCAAGGGCAGATTACTTATACAAAAAGAACCAAAAGAGGACTTTTTTAATTGATCTACATTCTAATGCAGGCGGTGGTCATGGTTGCGAGACTTGGATCGCTAGACAATCCAGTTCTAAAACGAAAGCCTTAGCAAGATGGACAGAAGCTTTATTTAAAAAGCATTTTCCCGAAAGCAAATTTCGAGGGATTAAGCGCAAGAATTGGGATATACTCGCCAAGACAGATAACCCTGCTATTATCTTGGAGCTGTTCTTTATGGACAATTACGAGGAATGCAAAAAGTATCTGCTATCAAGCGAAGGAAGAGACAGAGCTGCCGCCTATGTGGTGGATATTATCGAAAACTTTATTAAATACCATTCTTAA
- a CDS encoding VapE domain-containing protein — protein sequence MKVTLLNGLYKIQKGHFELEDIFKEIQKGVYGQPVFDCRTALSLRGKKAYTNEKLNLPCFTPSGRFGQAWTTDKKTKEKRPIPPTKRHLIEYNGIVVLDYDDLEIFTLLALIDKVKNCKFTFACFYSPSGNGYKVLVRTTNKDPQQHANAFKAVRSYFFELTGVEDDKSSSNFNRLCFVSVDSTLLFNEDSTLFEFQPTLFEKPKKEAPTPSIPVNNVDYDCITKAINKIEKNGFSFVNGQRHEYRKQFAIECVKYGVTKEECLYFVENNLVTVDTNLKQAESVVHWAFENIKEVGIYATWAEDNGKTEAIKPKDKKEDYVPELYQASKAEEFKISIPELSADEILELDSKIQDSIAYQRIVEQTLDKFFDFRINILKKREEYRLKEWKEFKEMDKLEYNSISRALKLHGVKCTPAVLESVILSHFSKQVHPLKEKFEGWGNHLGEDKTDYIAQVAKLVKTDAPKDLFLNVFKKWIVASVANVFVEGHCTNHHCIILCGDQGTNKTTFFTSLFSPEYVFTGHIDLKNKDSMILLTDTFLVVLDEQFSVLNKEAEWEALKSAVTMPRIKARWHYAKSSKLAPRIANFCGTANRIEILQDDTGNRRFVPFQLTEPININELKKIDIRKMWAQAYKLFKENWFYLPTVKEKNQIDKYQQGFKKLANEHYLIMDMFEPYTKKDSDLELLSSTEIWKQLEKDYNLSKDVTVSKIGRAMHFLGFQQKTVTRESDKRRARYWQLKRR from the coding sequence ATGAAAGTAACCTTATTAAATGGTTTGTATAAAATACAGAAAGGACATTTTGAATTAGAAGATATTTTTAAAGAAATACAAAAGGGTGTATATGGTCAACCCGTGTTTGATTGTCGAACGGCTTTGAGTTTAAGAGGAAAGAAGGCATACACGAATGAAAAACTAAACTTGCCTTGTTTTACTCCTTCTGGACGATTTGGTCAAGCGTGGACAACGGATAAAAAGACCAAAGAAAAGCGCCCTATACCGCCAACCAAAAGGCATCTAATAGAATACAATGGAATTGTTGTTTTAGATTACGATGATTTAGAAATATTTACCTTACTAGCGTTGATCGACAAGGTGAAAAACTGCAAATTTACGTTTGCTTGTTTTTACTCCCCTTCGGGAAATGGTTATAAGGTTTTGGTAAGGACAACAAATAAAGACCCACAACAGCACGCCAACGCTTTTAAAGCTGTTAGATCGTATTTCTTTGAATTGACAGGAGTAGAAGATGACAAGTCAAGCTCTAACTTTAATAGGTTGTGTTTTGTCTCTGTTGATAGTACCTTGTTATTTAATGAAGATAGTACACTTTTTGAGTTTCAACCGACATTATTTGAAAAGCCTAAAAAAGAAGCTCCAACGCCTTCTATTCCTGTTAATAATGTAGATTATGATTGCATAACAAAAGCGATTAATAAGATAGAAAAAAATGGCTTTTCTTTTGTGAATGGTCAAAGGCATGAGTATAGAAAACAATTTGCTATAGAGTGTGTCAAATATGGAGTGACAAAAGAAGAATGTCTGTATTTTGTAGAGAATAACTTGGTAACGGTTGACACGAATTTAAAACAGGCTGAAAGTGTTGTACATTGGGCGTTTGAGAATATAAAGGAGGTCGGTATTTATGCGACATGGGCAGAGGATAATGGCAAAACAGAAGCTATAAAACCTAAAGATAAAAAGGAGGATTATGTCCCCGAATTATACCAAGCAAGCAAAGCCGAGGAATTTAAAATATCTATTCCCGAATTGAGCGCAGACGAAATACTAGAACTTGATAGCAAAATACAAGATTCTATTGCTTATCAAAGAATAGTAGAACAAACGCTCGATAAGTTTTTTGATTTCAGAATCAATATATTAAAGAAACGAGAAGAGTATCGTTTAAAGGAGTGGAAAGAGTTTAAAGAAATGGATAAACTAGAATATAATTCTATTTCTAGGGCTTTAAAATTGCATGGTGTCAAGTGTACTCCTGCTGTATTGGAAAGCGTTATTTTAAGCCATTTTTCAAAGCAAGTACACCCTTTGAAAGAAAAGTTTGAAGGTTGGGGCAACCACTTAGGAGAAGATAAGACAGATTACATTGCACAAGTAGCTAAGTTGGTGAAAACAGATGCGCCCAAAGATTTATTTTTGAATGTGTTTAAAAAATGGATAGTTGCTTCTGTTGCCAATGTATTTGTTGAAGGACATTGCACCAATCATCATTGTATTATTTTATGTGGTGATCAAGGCACCAATAAAACTACTTTTTTTACCTCTCTGTTTAGTCCCGAGTATGTTTTTACAGGGCATATTGATCTAAAAAATAAAGATAGTATGATCCTGCTAACAGATACTTTTTTAGTGGTGTTAGATGAACAATTTAGTGTCTTGAATAAAGAGGCAGAATGGGAAGCCCTAAAAAGTGCGGTTACAATGCCTAGAATTAAGGCACGTTGGCATTATGCCAAGTCCTCGAAATTAGCTCCTAGAATAGCGAATTTTTGCGGTACAGCGAACCGAATAGAGATACTACAAGACGACACAGGAAATAGGCGTTTTGTTCCTTTTCAATTGACCGAGCCAATAAATATAAATGAGCTTAAAAAGATAGACATTCGTAAGATGTGGGCGCAAGCTTATAAGCTGTTTAAGGAGAATTGGTTCTACCTCCCTACCGTTAAAGAAAAAAATCAAATAGACAAGTATCAGCAAGGGTTTAAGAAGTTGGCAAACGAACACTATTTAATTATGGATATGTTCGAGCCATACACAAAGAAAGATAGCGATTTAGAGTTATTGTCCAGTACTGAAATTTGGAAGCAGCTAGAGAAAGATTATAACCTTAGTAAAGATGTTACGGTTTCAAAAATTGGGCGTGCAATGCACTTTTTAGGCTTTCAGCAAAAGACCGTAACAAGAGAAAGCGACAAGAGGCGTGCTCGTTATTGGCAGCTTAAAAGACGATAA
- a CDS encoding helix-turn-helix transcriptional regulator — MNERFKYMLFFLKKTETTLARELNVSRNTITKITGGTNQPSSKVLVPLAEKLNININWLLLGVGEMFINPPITDTKNISGDVGFLQIGDDNKNEKINIKSNKDNTYHNVKSVESLIQQLKEKDKQIAAKDEVIRSKDEIIRSKDEIIHLLKNK, encoded by the coding sequence ATGAATGAAAGATTTAAGTATATGTTATTTTTTTTAAAAAAAACAGAAACTACTCTAGCTAGGGAACTAAATGTATCAAGAAATACAATAACCAAAATAACAGGAGGAACAAATCAACCAAGTTCAAAAGTACTAGTTCCTCTAGCCGAAAAATTGAATATCAATATAAACTGGCTATTACTTGGAGTAGGTGAAATGTTTATAAATCCGCCCATTACAGACACTAAAAATATATCGGGGGATGTTGGATTTTTACAAATCGGCGATGATAACAAAAACGAGAAAATTAATATAAAATCTAACAAAGATAATACTTATCATAATGTTAAAAGCGTAGAAAGCCTCATACAGCAACTAAAAGAGAAGGATAAGCAGATAGCAGCCAAAGACGAAGTTATTCGCTCTAAGGATGAAATTATTCGCTCTAAAGACGAAATTATACATTTGCTCAAAAACAAATAA
- a CDS encoding type I restriction endonuclease subunit R, with protein MAHQPEQILEDNLVAQLNGIGYEIAPIRNEADLLSNLKKQLERFNKVQLSETEFKRVLNHLNKGNTFKRAKILRDRVTIDRDNGEKLYLGFIDAYDWSKNGFQVTQQVSIEGKYKNRYDVTLLVNGLPLVQIELKRRGLEMKEAFNQINRYQRHSYGASEGLFLYVQIFVISNGINTKYLANNKRQSFKQTFYWTDTNNKRIHRLEDFAAAFLKPAHLSKMLTQYIVLNEGLKILMVLRPYQYYATEAILKQVKETNKNGYIWHTTGSGKTLTSFKASQILTALPQVHKVVFVVDRKDLDYQTMKEFNSFSKGSVDGTDNTKKLVEQLTDDTKLIVTTIQKLNNTIEKKRYLSQMERLQDKRMIFIFDECHRSQFGQTHLRIKSFFKNSQLFGFTGTPIFAKNAIKNELGKRTTSELFEECLHKYVITDAIKDENVLKFSIEYVGKYREKEGSKNEIDIEVEEIDTKELLDSPQRLEKIVDYIIANHDRKTHKRQFTAMFCVASIDTLIQYYDLFKAKKEAGKHDLTIATIFSYGANEKDGDADGFYTYGEVAEEKNAYKTAHSREKLDAFIVDYNQEFGTPYSTKDSKLFYNYYKDISLRVKNKEIDLLLVVNMFLTGFDSPRLNTLFVDKNLKYHGLIQAYSRTNRIVGDKKSQGNIVVFRNLKKATDDAIALFSDKNAKDIIIMQPYENYVEKFNAALEHLKDIVPTIDSVHDLPSEDEELEFVKAFRELMRVKNTMSTLADFSFEDLDMTEQEFEDYKTQYLDIYQKSKRQKEKVSILDDVDFELELIHRDEVNVAYILRLLAELSRSREKDKKKKQQAIMDLLTGEIQLRSKKELIEKFILKNLPNISDTNDIPTAFEEFWDIERRQAFAELCETEHLHPNKLQALIDNYLFTHRVPLVDAVVKTMEVRPKLLQRRTVGERVLERVLEFVERFFRGI; from the coding sequence ATGGCACATCAACCCGAACAAATCTTAGAAGACAATCTCGTTGCCCAATTGAATGGGATAGGCTATGAAATTGCCCCCATTCGCAACGAAGCCGATTTATTGAGCAATTTAAAAAAGCAATTAGAACGCTTCAATAAAGTTCAATTGTCTGAAACAGAGTTTAAGCGAGTCTTGAACCATCTAAACAAAGGCAATACCTTTAAACGAGCAAAGATTTTAAGGGATCGAGTGACCATTGATCGAGACAATGGCGAAAAGTTGTATTTGGGTTTTATAGATGCTTATGATTGGAGCAAAAATGGGTTTCAAGTCACCCAGCAAGTAAGCATAGAAGGGAAATATAAAAACCGCTATGATGTAACTTTGTTGGTGAATGGCTTGCCTTTGGTACAAATAGAATTGAAGCGTAGAGGCTTAGAAATGAAGGAAGCCTTTAATCAAATCAATCGTTATCAACGCCATTCTTATGGTGCTTCTGAGGGCTTGTTTTTGTACGTGCAGATTTTTGTTATTAGCAATGGAATCAATACAAAATACCTCGCGAACAATAAAAGACAGAGCTTTAAGCAGACCTTTTATTGGACGGATACGAATAATAAAAGAATCCATCGTTTGGAAGATTTTGCAGCTGCTTTTTTGAAGCCAGCGCATTTGTCGAAGATGCTCACCCAATACATTGTCTTAAATGAAGGGCTTAAGATATTGATGGTTTTACGACCCTATCAATATTATGCGACAGAGGCAATTCTAAAGCAAGTCAAAGAGACGAATAAAAACGGCTATATTTGGCATACCACAGGATCGGGCAAGACCTTGACTTCTTTTAAAGCCAGTCAGATTTTGACCGCTTTGCCACAGGTGCACAAAGTTGTCTTTGTCGTGGATCGGAAGGATTTGGATTATCAAACGATGAAAGAGTTCAACTCGTTTTCAAAAGGAAGTGTGGATGGTACGGACAACACCAAAAAACTAGTCGAGCAATTGACCGACGATACAAAGTTGATCGTTACCACCATACAAAAACTAAACAATACGATTGAAAAAAAGCGGTATTTGAGCCAAATGGAAAGGCTGCAAGATAAGCGCATGATTTTTATTTTTGATGAATGTCATCGCAGCCAATTTGGGCAAACGCATTTAAGAATAAAAAGCTTTTTTAAAAACAGCCAATTGTTTGGTTTTACAGGAACGCCTATTTTTGCTAAGAATGCCATTAAGAACGAATTGGGCAAGCGCACGACCTCAGAGCTTTTTGAGGAGTGTTTGCATAAATATGTGATTACAGATGCTATAAAAGATGAGAATGTTTTAAAATTCAGCATTGAGTATGTTGGCAAATATCGAGAGAAGGAAGGCTCTAAAAATGAAATAGATATAGAGGTAGAGGAAATTGATACGAAAGAACTCCTGGACTCGCCTCAGCGTTTGGAAAAGATTGTGGATTATATTATTGCCAATCACGACCGAAAAACACATAAAAGACAATTTACAGCCATGTTTTGTGTTGCTAGTATTGATACTTTAATTCAATATTATGACTTGTTTAAGGCAAAAAAAGAAGCAGGTAAACATGATTTGACAATAGCAACTATTTTTAGTTATGGAGCGAATGAAAAAGATGGAGATGCCGATGGATTTTATACGTATGGTGAAGTTGCAGAAGAAAAAAATGCTTACAAAACGGCACATAGTAGGGAAAAACTTGATGCGTTTATCGTAGATTATAATCAAGAATTTGGAACGCCTTATAGTACAAAAGATAGTAAGCTTTTTTATAATTATTACAAAGACATTTCCTTACGAGTTAAGAATAAAGAAATAGACCTTTTATTGGTGGTCAATATGTTTTTAACAGGTTTTGACAGTCCAAGGCTGAATACCTTGTTTGTTGATAAGAATTTAAAATATCACGGCTTAATACAGGCATATTCTCGCACAAATAGAATTGTAGGAGATAAGAAGTCACAGGGTAATATTGTTGTTTTTAGGAATCTCAAGAAAGCAACGGATGACGCAATTGCCTTATTTTCGGATAAGAATGCAAAAGATATTATTATCATGCAGCCTTACGAGAACTATGTGGAGAAATTCAACGCTGCTCTGGAGCATCTCAAGGATATTGTCCCAACCATTGATTCTGTTCACGACTTGCCCAGTGAGGACGAAGAATTGGAATTTGTGAAAGCTTTTCGGGAGTTGATGCGTGTCAAAAATACGATGAGCACGTTGGCAGATTTTAGTTTTGAGGACTTGGATATGACAGAGCAGGAGTTTGAAGATTATAAAACGCAATATTTAGATATTTATCAAAAGTCCAAACGACAAAAGGAAAAGGTGTCTATTTTGGATGATGTTGATTTTGAATTGGAGCTGATCCATCGAGATGAGGTTAATGTGGCGTATATTCTTCGTTTATTGGCAGAGTTGAGCAGAAGCCGAGAGAAGGACAAGAAGAAGAAACAACAGGCTATTATGGACTTGTTGACGGGAGAAATTCAGCTTCGTAGCAAAAAGGAATTGATTGAAAAATTTATCTTGAAGAATTTGCCCAATATTAGTGATACGAACGATATACCAACAGCTTTTGAGGAGTTTTGGGATATAGAGCGCCGCCAAGCCTTTGCCGAGTTATGCGAAACGGAACACCTCCATCCTAATAAATTACAAGCTCTGATTGATAATTATTTGTTTACACATCGTGTTCCTTTGGTGGATGCGGTGGTAAAAACAATGGAGGTGCGCCCTAAATTGCTGCAGAGGCGAACAGTTGGAGAGCGTGTTTTGGAGCGTGTTTTGGAGTTTGTGGAGCGGTTTTTTCGTGGGATTTAG